The Hemicordylus capensis ecotype Gifberg chromosome 6, rHemCap1.1.pri, whole genome shotgun sequence genome window below encodes:
- the EFS gene encoding embryonal Fyn-associated substrate isoform X1, with protein sequence MSAQLCRALYDNAAECPDELSFRKGDLMVLLQPGLEGWHLCSLHGQQGIVPANRVKVLPEPGSPGPTTRRNPTPADVYQVPRKEAALGGTVHEVPQDERRRRRGRRKEEQEVYEVPPPARPCPLPPEGIYRVPRGTRRDGGPVEVYDVPSSLLWDPPSDTYDSPSLCPKKVARVAPLPAAPPPSDEPYDVPLAFKKPPGQEEEEEVEDGGSERPLVYATPSNLRRSSALLNLYESPEEVLAGGVEGEGEEEDGGIYDVPLLAPGSPPLEGALQGLSLREPGPPSRPRLPSAESLSRRPLPALPSEERLSLELPPPSPSIVRKGSIQDRPLPPPPPRLGGLGTGDQLDEFRSDGHNEYEGIRLTEEYDYVHLKGADKIQPKAPTPEETSGLALQGDTTQVEEQVPPSPEDAQLLQFYTEQCQTHYATLLSAIEALLASAGAHQPPRVFVPHGKFVIVTAHKFVFVGDTVSRLVSSTTIRARVGAASSTLCQALKEAVLSVKGAALHYPSPPAAREMRECVAELSRRALAFTSLLGTLAPS encoded by the exons GCCCAGCTGTGTCGAGCCCTCTACGACAACGCTGCCGAGTGCCCGGACGAGCTCTCCTTCCGGAAGGGGGACCTGATGGTCCTGCTGCAGCCTGGCCTGGAGGGGTGGCACCTGTGCTCTTTGCATGGCCAGCAGGGGATCGTGCCCGCCAACAGGGTCAAAGTCTTGCCCGAGCCGGGGTCCCCAGGTCCCACCACTCGTCGAAACCCCACCCCGGCTGACGTCTACCAGGTACCCAGGAAGGAGGCGGCGTTAGGGGGGACTGTCCATGAGGTGCCCCAGGATGAgcggaggagaagaagagggcggagaaaggaggagcaggag GTGTACGAGGTGCCACCACCCGCCCGGCCCTGCCCACTGCCCCCCGAGGGGATCTACAGGGTGCCTCGGGGCACCAGAAGAGACGGGGGCCCTGTGGAG GTTTATGATGTCCCCTCGTCCCTGCTGTGGGACCCTCCATCTGACACTTACGACTCGCCCTCCCTGTGCCCCAAGAAGGTGGCCCGTGTGGCCCCACTACCCGCAGCCCCTCCGCCCTCCGACGAGCCCTATGATGTGCCCCTGGCCTTCAAGAAGCCCCCAGgccaagaggaggaagaggaggtggaagaCGGAGGCTCTGAGAGACCTCTTGTCTATGCCACCCCCTCGAACCTGCGCCGGTCTTCGGCCTTGCTGAACTTGTATGAGTCGCCTGAAGAAGTCCTGGCGGGAGgcgtggagggagagggagaggaggaagacgGGGGCATTTATGATGTTCCTCTGCTGGCGCCCGGCTCCCCGCCCCTCGAGGGGGCCCTCCAAGGACTCAGCTTGCGGGAGCCTGGGCCCCCTTCCCGCCCCCGTCTGCCCTCGGCGGAGAGCCTGTCCCGCCGtccactgcccgccctccccaGTGAAGAACGGCTCTCTTTAGAGCTCCCCCCTCCATCGCCAAGCATTGTGCGGAAGGGCAGCATCCAGGACCGcccactacccccacccccaccccgattgGGGGGtcttgggacaggggaccagctGGACGAATTCAGGAGTGACGGACACAACGAATACGAAGGGATCCGGCTGACGGAGGAATACGACTATGTTCATCTCAAA GGGGCAGATAAAATCCAGCCCAAAGCGCCAACTCCTGAAGAGACCTCTGGACTTGCACTACAAGGAGAcacaactcaggtggaagagcag GTGCCACCTTCCCCGGAGGACGCCCAGCTGCTGCAGTTCTACACGGAGCAGTGCCAGACTCATTACGCCACCCTGCTTTCGGCCATTGAGGCACTGCTCGCCAGTGCCGGTGCCCACCAGCCTCCCCGCGTCTTTGTGCCCCACGGCAAGTTTGTCATCGTCACGGCCCACAAGTTTGTGTTTGTGGGGGACACGGTATCTCGCCTGGTGTCCTCGACAACCATCCGGGCCCGGGTGGGGGCAGCCAGCAGCACCCTTTGCCAGGCCCTCAAAGAAGCCGTCCTTTCCGTCAAAGGGGCCGCCCTGCACTACCCTTCGCCCCCGGCCGCCCGCGAGATGCGAGAGTGCGTGGCAGAGCTCTCTCGCCGAGCCTTGGCCTTCACCTCGTTGCTTGGCACTCTGGCGCCATCTTGA
- the EFS gene encoding embryonal Fyn-associated substrate isoform X2, whose product MSAQLCRALYDNAAECPDELSFRKGDLMVLLQPGLEGWHLCSLHGQQGIVPANRVKVLPEPGSPGPTTRRNPTPADVYQVYEVPPPARPCPLPPEGIYRVPRGTRRDGGPVEVYDVPSSLLWDPPSDTYDSPSLCPKKVARVAPLPAAPPPSDEPYDVPLAFKKPPGQEEEEEVEDGGSERPLVYATPSNLRRSSALLNLYESPEEVLAGGVEGEGEEEDGGIYDVPLLAPGSPPLEGALQGLSLREPGPPSRPRLPSAESLSRRPLPALPSEERLSLELPPPSPSIVRKGSIQDRPLPPPPPRLGGLGTGDQLDEFRSDGHNEYEGIRLTEEYDYVHLKGADKIQPKAPTPEETSGLALQGDTTQVEEQVPPSPEDAQLLQFYTEQCQTHYATLLSAIEALLASAGAHQPPRVFVPHGKFVIVTAHKFVFVGDTVSRLVSSTTIRARVGAASSTLCQALKEAVLSVKGAALHYPSPPAAREMRECVAELSRRALAFTSLLGTLAPS is encoded by the exons GCCCAGCTGTGTCGAGCCCTCTACGACAACGCTGCCGAGTGCCCGGACGAGCTCTCCTTCCGGAAGGGGGACCTGATGGTCCTGCTGCAGCCTGGCCTGGAGGGGTGGCACCTGTGCTCTTTGCATGGCCAGCAGGGGATCGTGCCCGCCAACAGGGTCAAAGTCTTGCCCGAGCCGGGGTCCCCAGGTCCCACCACTCGTCGAAACCCCACCCCGGCTGACGTCTACCAG GTGTACGAGGTGCCACCACCCGCCCGGCCCTGCCCACTGCCCCCCGAGGGGATCTACAGGGTGCCTCGGGGCACCAGAAGAGACGGGGGCCCTGTGGAG GTTTATGATGTCCCCTCGTCCCTGCTGTGGGACCCTCCATCTGACACTTACGACTCGCCCTCCCTGTGCCCCAAGAAGGTGGCCCGTGTGGCCCCACTACCCGCAGCCCCTCCGCCCTCCGACGAGCCCTATGATGTGCCCCTGGCCTTCAAGAAGCCCCCAGgccaagaggaggaagaggaggtggaagaCGGAGGCTCTGAGAGACCTCTTGTCTATGCCACCCCCTCGAACCTGCGCCGGTCTTCGGCCTTGCTGAACTTGTATGAGTCGCCTGAAGAAGTCCTGGCGGGAGgcgtggagggagagggagaggaggaagacgGGGGCATTTATGATGTTCCTCTGCTGGCGCCCGGCTCCCCGCCCCTCGAGGGGGCCCTCCAAGGACTCAGCTTGCGGGAGCCTGGGCCCCCTTCCCGCCCCCGTCTGCCCTCGGCGGAGAGCCTGTCCCGCCGtccactgcccgccctccccaGTGAAGAACGGCTCTCTTTAGAGCTCCCCCCTCCATCGCCAAGCATTGTGCGGAAGGGCAGCATCCAGGACCGcccactacccccacccccaccccgattgGGGGGtcttgggacaggggaccagctGGACGAATTCAGGAGTGACGGACACAACGAATACGAAGGGATCCGGCTGACGGAGGAATACGACTATGTTCATCTCAAA GGGGCAGATAAAATCCAGCCCAAAGCGCCAACTCCTGAAGAGACCTCTGGACTTGCACTACAAGGAGAcacaactcaggtggaagagcag GTGCCACCTTCCCCGGAGGACGCCCAGCTGCTGCAGTTCTACACGGAGCAGTGCCAGACTCATTACGCCACCCTGCTTTCGGCCATTGAGGCACTGCTCGCCAGTGCCGGTGCCCACCAGCCTCCCCGCGTCTTTGTGCCCCACGGCAAGTTTGTCATCGTCACGGCCCACAAGTTTGTGTTTGTGGGGGACACGGTATCTCGCCTGGTGTCCTCGACAACCATCCGGGCCCGGGTGGGGGCAGCCAGCAGCACCCTTTGCCAGGCCCTCAAAGAAGCCGTCCTTTCCGTCAAAGGGGCCGCCCTGCACTACCCTTCGCCCCCGGCCGCCCGCGAGATGCGAGAGTGCGTGGCAGAGCTCTCTCGCCGAGCCTTGGCCTTCACCTCGTTGCTTGGCACTCTGGCGCCATCTTGA